A single region of the Winslowiella toletana genome encodes:
- the accC gene encoding acetyl-CoA carboxylase biotin carboxylase subunit, which produces MLDKIVIANRGEIALRILRACKELGIKTVAVHSSADRDLKHVLLADETVCIGPAQSVKSYLNIPALISAAEITGAVAIHPGYGFLSENADFAEQVERSGFIFIGPKADTIRLMGDKVSAINAMKKAGVPCVPGSDGPLGDDMEKNRAFGKRIGYPVIIKASGGGGGRGMRVVRQEKDLEQSINMTRAEAKAAFNNDMVYMEKYLENPRHIEIQVLADGQGNAIYLGERDCSMQRRHQKVVEEAPAPGITSEMRRFIGDRCAKACIEIGYRGAGTFEFLYENGEFYFIEMNTRIQVEHPVTEMITGVDLIKEQLRIAAGQPLSIKQEEVVIRGHAVECRINAEDPNSFLPSPGKITRFHAPGGFGVRWESHIYAGYTVPPYYDSMIGKLITYGENRDVAIARMKNALAELIIDGIKTNVELQMKIMSDENFQQGGTNIHYLEKKLGLQD; this is translated from the coding sequence ATGCTGGATAAAATTGTAATTGCAAACCGTGGTGAGATCGCGCTGCGCATTCTGCGTGCCTGTAAAGAACTTGGCATCAAGACTGTGGCTGTGCACTCCAGCGCGGACCGCGATCTGAAACACGTCCTGCTGGCCGACGAAACCGTGTGTATCGGTCCGGCCCAGTCGGTCAAAAGCTATCTGAACATTCCTGCGCTAATCTCTGCCGCTGAAATTACCGGCGCGGTAGCGATTCACCCAGGCTATGGCTTCCTGTCCGAGAACGCTGACTTTGCTGAGCAGGTTGAGCGTTCTGGCTTTATCTTTATCGGCCCGAAAGCTGACACTATTCGCCTGATGGGTGATAAAGTTTCGGCGATCAATGCGATGAAGAAAGCCGGTGTTCCGTGCGTACCTGGGTCTGACGGCCCGCTGGGTGACGACATGGAAAAAAACCGTGCCTTCGGTAAGCGCATCGGTTATCCGGTCATCATCAAAGCTTCTGGCGGCGGCGGTGGTCGTGGTATGCGCGTTGTGCGTCAGGAAAAAGATCTGGAACAATCCATTAATATGACCCGTGCGGAAGCGAAAGCCGCTTTCAACAACGATATGGTCTATATGGAGAAGTATCTGGAGAATCCTCGCCACATTGAGATCCAGGTTCTGGCCGACGGCCAGGGTAATGCGATCTATCTGGGTGAACGTGACTGCTCAATGCAGCGTCGTCACCAGAAAGTGGTTGAAGAAGCACCAGCACCAGGCATCACCAGCGAAATGCGTCGTTTTATCGGCGATCGTTGTGCGAAAGCCTGTATCGAAATCGGCTATCGCGGTGCGGGGACTTTCGAGTTCCTGTATGAAAACGGCGAGTTCTATTTCATCGAAATGAACACCCGTATTCAGGTTGAACATCCGGTTACCGAAATGATTACCGGCGTTGACCTGATCAAAGAGCAGCTGCGTATTGCTGCTGGCCAGCCGCTGTCAATCAAGCAAGAAGAAGTGGTTATTCGCGGTCATGCGGTGGAATGCCGTATCAACGCCGAAGATCCAAACTCCTTCCTGCCGAGCCCGGGTAAAATTACCCGCTTCCACGCACCAGGTGGTTTTGGTGTGCGCTGGGAATCGCATATTTACGCCGGTTATACCGTACCGCCGTATTATGACTCAATGATTGGTAAGCTGATCACTTACGGCGAAAACCGTGACGTGGCGATTGCGCGCATGAAGAATGCGCTGGCTGAGCTGATTATCGACGGCATTAAAACTAACGTCGAACTGCAGATGAAAATCATGTCCGACGAAAACTTCCAGCAGGGTGGCACCAATATCCACTATCTGGAGAAAAAACTCGGCCTGCAGGACTAA